The DNA region CCACCCACCAGCCAATTTCGCTAGAAATGGCCGCGCTCATCGCCGCGTTCTTGTACCGGACCTTCCCGTCGCAGGCGACGACAGCGACGCCTATCTCCAGGCAGTCCAGAGCGGCGGCACGCAAGGCAGCTGCCTCGCGCTCTCGAATGATCTCCGTCAGCCCCATGGTGGGTAGATCGGCCATGAAGAAATGGTCCAGCCCTGCTCTGGCAGGCTCCACTCGAAGCTGGGCGTTCCACCCGGAAGAAATACGGGCGTGTGAACACAGCAGTTTGGTCGGGACGTGCTTTGTGAACTCAAGGCGATCACGCAACCGCCGACGCTTTGTATCTTGGAGTTCATCTTCAGCCCCAACAGCGCCCAGCCGGCCCATTGCGACGCCATGTTCCCAGGACTTCATGAACATCTGGTCGAAGGTCATCGGAGCCGAAAAATCGCAGAAGGAATAGATCTGCCGCTTTCTTGGACTGACGTACCTGACGCAATCCTTCTCGTCGAACACCACCATCGTGGCATCCAAGCGAGACGCCAGCACGGCCATATCTTCGAAGGGGCGAGGAATGTCGGATGGCAATGCGAGCATTTAGCAATATCGTTATGCGTAGGTTTAGAGCTGAACCAACCCTAACAGGGTTCCTATTGCGTTACACCTCCCTTTAGTGAGGGAGCTATGCCCTGAATAGCCCGGTATGCGAGATCTTGCCAACGGCCTTCGCGCACATATCAGCGTAATCACTGACGACAACAATCGGGCGCGACACATCCATGCCGCGCACCGATGCTTAGAAACATAACCTTTTTTGAGTGGGGTTTAAGCCGCGACTCCGACCCGACTCGGGCGCCAGTGCGTCATGGATGTAACATAGGCCGCCGCCGCGATGATGATGACCGCCCCCGCCACCGCATTGACGCCCGGCACCTCGCCGAACAGCAGATAGCCGGTCGCCAGCGCCACCGGGACATCAACCAGGGTGATGGGCATCAGCACAGCCGGACTGGCGTGCTTGTACCCGCGGACGGTCGCCCACTGCGCGCAGGCCGACAGCAGCCCGATCCCGATCAGCCAGGGCAGATCGCCGGTCGGCGGCTCCACCATCACCGTGGACGCCGGCACCGCTATGACGGCGCTGACGAGGATGGCGGAGATCGCAACCACCACCGAGGCGGGGTTCGTCCTGGCAAGCCGCCGCATGGCGATCTGGCTCCCGGCCCCGGCGAAGGCTGCCACCACCAGGGAAGCGACAGCCCAATCCCAATGCGGAGTGCCGATCGACATCAGGCGCGGCCACAATGCGACCAGGGCGCCGACGACGCCGATCCCGGCGGCGATCCATACCCGCTGGTCCGTGCGCTCCCCGAGGAAGATCCGCTGCATCGGGATGACCAGCAGGACGCGCGTGTACATGAAGGCCGTCACCAGGGCGACCGGAAGCGCCGGCGAGCTGTAGGCATGGACCAGGGCCATCAGGGACACCGCGCCCACACCAGCGCGGATCAGGTGCCCCTTGGGGTCCTGAAGCTGACGCAGATGCAGGAAGGCCCGCCACGCCACCACGGCCAGGATGATGCCGCCGACCGAGCGGAACAGGGCCATCTCCAGGGCTGGGAGCTTGGTGGAAAGGTGCTTGATGAGGAGGTTGGCCGCCATGAAGCTGAAGGCGGATGCCAGAGTCCAGTGGGCGCCCTTGGTCGCGTTACCCATGGTCGGAGTCCTTGGTGTCCTTGGTCGGCGGCAAAGGCCGCCATTCGTCCAGGCCCTGGGCCAGGGCTGCGCAGGCCAACCCGATGTGTCGCGGGATCACGACAGGCCGTCCGTCGTCCTTCCGGCGGCCCAGCTCGTAAAGCTCGACGGTGCTGCGCGAGATCCCGAGAGCTTCAGCAGCCTCTCGCACGGACAGCCCCACCTGAGACCTCCAGGCCTTGAACTCATCGGCGGTCATGCTAACCTCTCGCTTCAGGAGGTGACGCGCTTGCGTCCATCTGGGAGGTGGAGCCGGTTTCCCGGCCCCACCCTTCGGCCTTTGGTCCTTTTCCCTGGTGTCCAGTTCAATCTCGGCCGTCAACCTGATCTTGAACCTGACTTTCGGGAAGAGGCCCTCCAGCCACTCCAGAATGTTCACTGCGCGTCACCTCCTTTCGGTTTTGTGCCCGGCGCCAGTGCCGTTCATAAATCCATTCACAAATCCATTTTGTCGTACTGAGGATGACAGAGCAAGAGAGTTTGTCGTTCTAAGGACGACATTTACGCGCACATAGTGCTTCCCTCGACTGTCTCCCGACTCACGCCGCCAGCCCCATAAGAGGCTGTCCGGTAAAATATTGACGAGATTGGGCTCGAATTTTTTGCGGGCAACGGGGCGTTGCCGGGAGTGTTGATCCGATATCCCTTTACGGTGGTGGAGGCCTGTCAGGCCATACCCACACGATCCCTATCCGTCTGACCTCAGCGACGATGAATGGGAAGTCGTCGCACCTCTCTTTTCCAAGAGCGAAAGGCGGGGACGGAAGCCGATCTATGATCTGCGCCGGATCTTGGACGGCTGCTTCTATGTTTTGCGCGGCGGAATTGCTTGGCGGATGATGCCGCATGACTTGCCGCCGTGGCGCGTAGTCTACGATCACTTCAGCCAATGGCGCAAGACTGGCAAGTGGGAGCGGATCAAAGAGGCCTTACGTGAGCGTTACCGCGTGAGTCAGGGGCGTGATCCCCAGCCGTCGGCCGCCGTCATCGACAGCCAATCGGTCAAGACGACCCAAATCGGCGGACCGCGCGGCTACGATGGCGGCAAGAAGGTCACAGGCCGCAAGCGCCAGATCCTGGTCGACACCGAGGGCAGTCTACTCAAGGTCGCGGTTCACTCCGCTGATCTCCACGATAAGGCGGGCGGGATGCTCCTGCTCGCTTGGCTCCACCTCCTGTTCCCGCGGCTCGTTCTGGTGTGGTCCGACACCCATTATCAAGGCTTGAAGGCGTGGGCAAAAGGTCACCTCGGCTGGACGATTGAAGTCGTCAAGCATTGGTGGACCGGCGTTCGTGGCTTCTGGTGTGCACCCGGCCAGGAACCACCCGAAGTTCCCGCTGGCTTTCACGTGTTGCCGCGGCGTTGGGTTGTTGAGCGATGCTTTGCTTGGTTGTTGACAAACCGGCGCCTCGTCGTCGATTACGAACGCCTACCGAAAACAGACGAAGCTTCTATTTATATGGCGATGGGGCGAATTTTACTCCGCCGCCTCGCAAAAACCCTCCCAAATTAGCCAAAAACTCGATCCACCTTTTACGGGACAGCTTCTTACAGTGCACTTATGGGCCGGGCGCGGAGGAGGCAGGCACCGCTAAGTCATTGAAAGGATTGGTGGGCGATGAGGGGATCGAACCCCCGACATTCTCGGTGTAACCGAGATGATTTACTGAATTTCCCCGAACCAGCAAGCACCACCAGAAACCTTATTACCATTTAATTTCAATGCTTTGACTGAAGCATAATTGTGCTGTTGTGCCCGAAGGTTCGACGCGGTACAGTGATCTTGCACTTACAGCGCACTTACAGCACCGCATCTCGGTCGTACTTATCGGGGATTCGCCGGTCGTGAATTCGGTCATTTCGAACAGCTTGGTCGCCAACCTGAAGCCTGCGGAGAAGCCCTATGAAGTGCGCGACACCCGCCTGAAGGGGCTGCTGCTGCGGGTCCAGCCCAGCGGGGTCATGGCGTACTATGTAGAGTATGAGCGCGGGAAGCGGATCAACCTCGGGCGAGCCGATGCCGTGACGCCGTCCCAGGCGCGCGAGCAGGCCAAAGCCATCCTGGCCGACGCCTACAAGGGACAGGATCCCGCAGCGGCGCGCAAAGCCACCAAGGACCACACTCTGCGCAGCTTTATCGAAGAATTGTACGAGCCGTGGGCACGGGCCACATCCGCACCCACAAGACGACGGTGCAGAGCCTGAAGGTCTGCTTCGCCGACCTCGTCGACCGCAAGCTCGACGATGTCACGCCGCTGGACGTCGAACGGTGGCGGACCCAGCGCCTTAACGACGGACTGAAGCCGTCCAGCGTCAATCGTCAGCTTGACGACCTAAAGTCGGCGATGACCAAGGCGGAAACCTGGATCAAGGGCTTCTCCAGCCCGATCGCCGGGGTGAAGCGGGTCAAGGTCGACTCGAACCGGCGCGTCCGCTTCCTGTCGGATGAAGAAGAGACCAGCCTCCGCCGCGCCCTCGACGAACGGGAGGAACGGCTCCGCCAGGGGCGGGACAACGCCAACGTCTGGCGCCGCGAGCGGGACTACGAACTCCTCCCCGACCTGCGGCTACTGGCCTATGCCGACCATCTGAAGCCATTGGTGCTGCTGAGCCTCAACACCGGGATGCGACAGGGCGAGGTGTTCGCCCTGCGCTGGTCCGATGTGGACCCGCAACGCCGCGAGGTCACGGTGGCCGGCACCACCGCCAAGTCGGGCCAGACCCGCCACATCCCGATGAACGACGAGGCACACAAGGTACTGTCCCGCTGGCGGACGCAGTCGGGCGGGACCGGGCTGGTGTTCCCCGGCCGGGACGGAAGCAAGATGAACAACGTGCGTACATCCTGGGAAGGCGTGCTGGAGACTGCGGAGATCTCCGATTTCCGCTGGCACGACCTGCGGCACACCTTCGCCAGCAAACTCGTCATGGCCGGAGTGGACCTGAACACCGTCCGCGAGTTGCTGGGGCATTCCGACATCAAGATGACGTTGAGGTATGCGCACCTCGCGCCCGAGCACAAGGCGGCAGCGGTGGCGAAGCTGTGCAAATCGCAATTTTGATATGCGATATTTGCAATTTAATCAATTGCATCAACCGAACAACCCATATCTGTATATGGTTAATGCATCATATAAGATACATTATGTCTCATAAAAGCGTCATGCTGCCTCATATAACTTACAAATCAAAATCTGCCATAGCTTTTTCCCATCAAGAGAAAATCGGATTTTCTCTTGATGACCCAAAAACAAAATCTTGAGCAACCCCGTCTCTATCGACATCATCCCTCCAGGAACAGCAATATCCGAGGAGGTACAATGACCACACAGCACGATCCGGGGCCGACGCTCGACACCGAAGGCGTATCCCAATACACCGGAATATCCGTCAGCACGCTGAGACAACAGCGGGTTAAGGGCGGCCCGGACTCCATCCCCTACATCAAGATCGGTCGCAGCGTCCGCTACCTGCGCTCCGATCTCGACGCCTACATGGCGGCCCGCCGTGTCACCTCGACCATTGAAGCGCGTGCCAAGGCCCGGCAGGAACCTATGCAGTTCCCCGGTCAACTTGTGGAAATCTCGCCGGAGATGATGGCCCAGAGGCCCCCCAAAACTGCGAAGCGGGGGGCCGGCCGATGACCACCGAATGCCCCACGCACGAGGAGATCGCCGCGATAACCTTCGACGGCAGAACCTTCGACATGCACGAAGTGGCGACGTCGCTTCATCGCCTGTTCGGCGATGCCAGCATCTTTGCGCGCGTTGCCTACATAATTTTGGGAAAAAGTGACAAAAAAGTAGAAGAGATGGCGCGGCGCGACGTGACAGTTACTATTGACACGCTAGAGAATATCATCGAGATCGGTAAACGCCTGAACGCGTTGACGGAAATTCTCAACACAGCGGAGTGTCGACTGCATGTCGGGCTCGCGAGAGTTGCCGTCACCTACGAAACTCTGATCGAGCACCAATGTCGGAAGACCGACAAACCAAACGCGGAGGTCGATGGAGACACGACTCGCGAATTGCCGGACAGTTTGCCATCAGCGAAACAATGAGTCATGGCGGATCGCAAACCCCGGCACGCCCGGCCGAACGCGACCGGTAGGAACGAAACGGCGCGTTTCGTGATGTTGCCGCACTACCTGCTCAAGTCCGCAGCCTGGATGACCATGTCGCCGAATGCGAAGGCGCTCCTGATTGATATCTGGCGCCGACACAACGGCGTGAATAACGGTGAAATCGCTTACGCCGTGCGAGAGGCCACGGCGATCGGCCTTTCGAAAGATCAAGCGAACCGAGCGTTTGATGTTCTGATCGAACGCGGCTTCCTTCGCGTCCGCCGCGAATCCAGCTTCAACGTCAAGGCCCGCGAGGCGCGGTTATGGGAACTCACGGCGGAGCGCTGCGGTGACGCAAGGGCGACGAAGGAGTTCATTACCTGGACCGAGCCCAAAGAAAAATCACGGTCGCACAGGCGCGACACACAGTCTCGCCAGCGCGACTGTGAGGCCACCGACGAAATAAAGTTGCCGCCCACAGTCTCGCCAGCGCGACCGTCGGGAGCGGAATCGGCTCCCCCACAGTCGCGTGAGCGCGACACTTCTAAATACCATATGGGCAGTCTTCTGGGGACACCGGCCCCCGCACCAGCTGCACCGGTCCTGCCGCTCCAGCGCTCCCGCAAGACGCCGGACGAGCGATCCCCATCGGCTGCGGTCCCGACTTCAGCTCGGAGGAAACAGGCATGACGACCTGCCCGGCCGACACCGGCATAGACGCCCTGCCCGACCATCACGAACTGGCTCCCGAGGGGCGCCTGATCATGGGGTCGTTCCCACTCGCACGACGATTCGCCCCACCACCGCGTCGCCGGCACCGCCGGTCAACCACGGTACAGTTGAAACTCATTTTCACAGAGGACAAGCAATGACCAGAAAATCAAAAGAGACCTTATCTGACAGCGCAGAACTTCTCTATTGCCTTACCAAGGCCTCCGAGGCCGTTACGGGCATTGGTCTTATAGCGAAGTCGCGCCAGACTGAAGATCCAGAAATCTGTGCCGCCGCTGAAAGAACTCTTGCCCAACTTCAGGGGATGAACCGAATTATTCAGCAGCTCATCAAATCAGCATCGATCGACGGCATCAGCGCAGAACGTGAAGGGCTGGACGACCATGGAAAAGCGCTCCAGCACATTAAGACACTGGCGGAATCTGCCTATCCGACGGATCAGGATTTGAAGCTGGCGATCGAGCGCGCCATCGCGACTGCGCCGGCGGCGCCGGAACCGGACTCGCCCTTCGAACTGCCCTCGATTATGCCCGTATGGGGCGAGCGCATCGTCGGGGAGCGGGGGTGAGGATGGGGAAGCGAGACGACATGGCCCGGCGTGCCTTCCAGCGCCAGAGGGCCGGCCAGCGTGAGATAAAGACGCAGGAACAACTGGTCGACCTGAGCACGAAGGTGGTCGCGGGCTTGAGGGGACTAGGGCCTGTTGACATTCATCGTGTTACCAAGACGGTAGCGACGAGGTTAATGGCAGCAGCGAAGCTTGTATCAGTTTTGTCGTATCGTGTGGCGATGCGTCGGAATTCTTTGATTTTGCAGAAGAAGTTCTCGACCAGATGGCGCCATTTGTACATCTCGGCGTCGTGGGGAATCGGGGGAGATCGGTTGGCCTTGGACGGAATGACGGCGACCGCGCCTCGCTCGGCGATCAAGATACGGATGGCGTTGCTGTCGAAGGCTTTGTCAGCCAGGAAGGCGGAGAATTCGATACCGTCCAGCACCGGTTCGACGCCGACGCTGTCATGTCGCTGGCCCGGCAGCAGGATGAAGCGCCCAAGGTTCCCCAACGCATCGACGACGGCCAGGATCTTGGTCGTCAGCCCGCCACGAGAGCGACCGATGGCCTGAGCCTGAGTCCCCCCCTTGCGCCGGTACCGTGCTGATGCACCCGGACAATCGTGCCATCAATGATCGCGTACTCGAAGTCCGCGTCGCTCGATAAAGCGGCGAAGACCTCGTCGAAGACACCGGCCTTGGCCCATCGGCGATAGCGCTGGAACACCGAGTTCCAATTGCCGAACGCTGCAGGCAAGTCCCGCCAGGGCGCTCCAACGCGGACGATCCACAGGACCGCCTCCAAAAACAGGCGATTGTCCGCTGCCGAGCGGCCAGGGTCGCCCACTTTGCCGGGAAGAAGCGGCGCTATCCGCTCCCACTGATCATCTCGCAATACAATCCGATCCAAGGCCACCTCCCTTTTGGTAGCCTTGAATCAAATTTCTACGACCACCGGAAGCCTCTTCTCAACGCGAATGTCAACAGGCCCTAGCCGACTTGGTCGGCGAATTGCCCAACGTCGAGGATGAGGAAGTAGAGCAGGTCATCGACCTGATCGGCCGTCTCACCACGGCGGCAGTGTTCTTGAGCCGCGCCACCATGGCCGCGCGCGATGGCCTGCCCTTGCCCAGGCCGGACCTTGTCGACCAGTCGGCGCTCCAGGCTCTCGGCGCGCTGGAGCAGCGGTTCGCCGCCGGCTCCGATCCGCTGGCGTGAATGGCCCCGCCCCTCGCCCTGCCCCCTGCCTCGCCGTCGCGGGCAGGTGAAGGGGCGGCAGGGGGATGGCAGCCCATGCGCCTCATGCATGGCGACGGGTCCCTCCATGCGCTGGAGAGCCGGGGGTTGCCCCAGCCCCGTGACGTCCCTAGCCGGGAAAATTCATGAGGGTTGGCGGGTGTAGCGGCATCCGTTGAGCGGCCGTAGGATTTGGGTGCTGACGCCAACTCCTGCCGTTTCCGGAGCGCCCACCCGCCATGGTTGATCATACCCTGCCGCTGCCCGGCCTGTCACCCGTTGCTGGAAAGCCGGTGATCGGGCGCTTTGATGGCGGCCGCCTGTCCTCCGATGGCGGGCTGCTGGTGCTGCGGGAGGTGGCGAAGCGGCTGCGGATTGCCGATCGGCTGGCCGCCTGTATTGAGGACCCGCGCGATCCAACGCGCACCGTGCATTCGCTGGCCGACATCATCGGCTTTCGCCTGCTGGCCATCGCGGCGGGCTACGAGGACGGCAACGACGCCGGCAGCCTACGCTCCGACCCGCTGTTCAAGATGGCCCTGGAACGCCTGCCGTCCGAGCGTGACCTTTGCTCGCAAGCCACCATCTCGCGCCTGGAGAACCTGCCGGATACCCGCGCACTGCTGCGCATGGGCCGAGCCATGGTCGATCTCTACTGCGCGTCCTTTCGCCAGGTGCCCAAGCGCATCGTGCTGGATGTAGACGACACCTTCGACACGGTGCATGGCGGTCAGCAGTTGCGCCTGTTCAACGCCCATTACGACGAGTACGGCTTCCAGCCCATCGTTGTCTTCGACGGCAGCGGCCGCTTTGTCACCGCTGTGCTGCGCCCAGCCAAGCGGCCCAAGGGGACGGAGATCCGGACCTTCCTGCGTCGCCTGCTCCGCGCCATTCGGGCAAACTGGCCCAAGACCGAGATCCTGCTGCGCGCCGACGGCCATTACGCCTGCCCGGAGGTGCTGGACTGGTGCGAGGCGGAGGGGCTCGACTACGTGCTCGGTCTGCCGACCAGCAGCACACTGCGCCGTCACGTCACCACGCTGGAGGCCAGCACCGCGGCGCGCTTCCAGGCCATGCCCGGAGCCGACAAGGTGCGCCGCTTCAAGGAATTCTATGACGGGGCCAGCACCTGGAGCCGGGTCCGCCGCATCGTCGCGCGCGTCGAGGCAGGAGACCAGGGCACCGACAGCCGCTTCATCGTCACCAACCTACGCCACGGCACGGGTCGCTGGCTGTATGCCGGCCTGTATTGCGCGAGGGGACAGGCGGAAAATCATATAAAAGCCTGGAAATCCCACCTTGCCGCAGACCGGACCTCCTGCACCAAGGCGACGGCCAACCAGTTCCGCCTGTTCCTGCACGCCGGGGCGTACTGGCTGCTGTGGAGCCTGCGCTCGCTGATGCCGAAACGCTCCCGCTGGCGCACGGTGCAATTCGACACCTTGCGGCTGCGCTTGGTGAAGACCGCCGCGCGTATCGTGGAGATGAAGACGCAGATCAAGGTGCACCTGCCGACCAGCGCGCCTGATCAGGCGATCATCCACCTCGCCCTCGGCCGCATGCCCCGGCTCATCTGCTGAGCACCGGGGCAGCGTGCCCCAGCCGTCACCCAATCCCCTCCACCACCAACTCCGACACCGTCACGCCGCCGTCAGCGCGGCGGCCGACGACGCGCGCCCATACAGCCCAACGTTGATCATCTCAACGCGGCGACCAGACCGCTCGCCACCCTGGTGAATAAAGGCGGCTAGGCATCACCCCCTAAAGGGGGTTCCGGTTCCGCATATACTGCGATAAAAGTCCTATCGAGGTGATTGGATGGCGACTCAGCAAGAGGTTGGGAGGCATCTGGATCTGTCGGAACGCAGCGTGAGGGACCTTCTCGACCGCAGCGTATTGCCTGCCGCCCGCCGTGGTGCGCTTGACCTCGACACCTGCCGTGCCGCCTATATCAAGCACCTCCGCGCCGTCGCGGCCGGCCGCTCCCTGGGGCCGGCCGGGGACGACCTGACGACGGAGCGCGCCCGGCTGGCGCGCGAACAGGCGGACGCGGTCGCGATCCGCAACGCCGTATCCAGGCGGGAGCTCCTGCCCAGAAGCGACGTCACGCGCGCTGTGGTTGGCGCCTTCACAATCGTGCGGGACCGGCTCAGCGCCTTGCCGGCGCGGCTTGCCGGCTCACTCGCCGCCACGACCGATCCTGCCGACGCCCGGGCACGACTAGAGACTGCCATCGCCGACGTACTGGCCGAATTGGCTGAGACGCGCGTCGTCACCGTTGAGGAACCCGCCGATGCAGCTTGACGTGCCCGTTTCCGAGTTGGTGGCGGAGGTGGCGACCGGTTGGTTCGCCTCACTGCGCCCGCCGCCGCGCCTTTCACTGGCGGAATGGGCAGAACGGCACGCCCGGCTGTATGATGGATCGGTCTTCCGCCCCTATCCCTACCAAGTCGCCCCCTTGAATGCGATGGCTGATCCGTCCGTTCGCCAAGTAATACCAGAGCCGGAAACTTCTGACTCGCCGGGTCTGTGGCTTGCGGTTCAGCGCCGGTAGTGATTCCCTGTGCCAGGTCTCACCATTGAGCGAAGCACAGCCATGTCCGCCCTGCCGATCCGCCCCGACCTGAGCTCGGAAGACCTGCGCCGCCTCGCCCGCGGCGAGAGCGATGGGCGGGTGTGCCGGCGCCTGCTGGCGATCGCCATGGCGCTGGACGGCGTCAGCCGGGCGGAAGCGGCGCGGCAAGCCGGCATGGACCGGCAAGCGCTGCGCGACTGGGTCGTGCGCTACAACGCCGAAGGGGTGGACGGCTTGCGGGATCGGGCGCGCTGCGGCCGGCCGCCGCTGCTCGCCGACGCCCTGGAGCCGGAATTGGCTGACCTGATCGCCGCCGGCCCCGAGGTCGAACGGGACGGCGTCGTCGAGTACCGGGTTCGCCACATCCGCGACTTGGCCCTGCGGCATTTCGGGGCGGACTACAGCCGCACCGGCATGCAGGACCGCTTGCACCGCATGAAGCTGTCCTTCCTGACGCCGCGCCCGATCCATCCCAAGGCCGACGCACCGGCCCAGGAGGCGTTTAAAAAAACTTCGCCGAACGCCTCGCCGCCATCGGAGAGGACCACCCCGAGGCGAGCGCCGTGGAGGTCTGGTTCCAGGACGAGGCCCGCATCGGCCAGAAAGGCACCCTGACCCGGCGCTGGGCGCCGCGCGGCAGCCGGCCGCGCGCCGTGCGCGATCATCGTTTCAAGTCGGCCTATCTCTTCGGCGCGGTCTGTCCTGAGCGCGACACCGGAGCCGCCATCGTCATGACGCGCGCCAACACCGAGGCGATGAACCTCATGCTGGAGGAGATCAGCCGCACCGTCACCCCCGGCGCCCATGCCGCCGTGGTGATCGACGGGGCGGGATGGCACACCAGCGGCGATCTCGCCGTGCCGGCCAACATCACCCTCGTGCCGCTCCCGCCCTACAGCCCGGAACTCAACGCCATCGAAAGGCTCTGGCAGGTCATGCGCGACACCCTGCTGTCCCACCGGCTCTTCACCGACCTCAACGCCATCCTCGACGTCTGCTGTCGCGTCTGGAACCGCATCCTCGCCGAACCCGGCCGCATCCGCTCCACATGCGGTTACCCGTGGGCCTTACAGGTCAAAATTTAACGGCTTTGGTATGACCACCGGCGACTTCCCGGTTCTGCTGGCGAACGCGGCCAACAAGACCCTGTTGCCGGCTTATCAGGCGGCGGCGCCGACCTACCGCCGGTTCTTCGCCCGGCGCGACTTCCGTGACTTCAAGCCCGCGTCCTTCGCCCGCGTCGGCGACTTTCCCGTGCCGATGGCGGTAGGGGAGAACGGCGAATATAAGCACGGCGCCATCTCCGAAAGCGGCGAGACGGTCACTCTGGGCGAGTATGGCCGGGTGGTGATGTTCTCGCGCAAGGCCCTGATCAACGACGACCTGGGCGCCTTCTCCGACCTGCCGACCAAGGCGGCGCTCCGCTGCGCCGATTGGGAAAATTCAGTGGCCTG from Azospirillum sp. B510 includes:
- a CDS encoding helix-turn-helix domain-containing protein, with the protein product MTTQHDPGPTLDTEGVSQYTGISVSTLRQQRVKGGPDSIPYIKIGRSVRYLRSDLDAYMAARRVTSTIEARAKARQEPMQFPGQLVEISPEMMAQRPPKTAKRGAGR
- a CDS encoding helix-turn-helix transcriptional regulator; translation: MLALPSDIPRPFEDMAVLASRLDATMVVFDEKDCVRYVSPRKRQIYSFCDFSAPMTFDQMFMKSWEHGVAMGRLGAVGAEDELQDTKRRRLRDRLEFTKHVPTKLLCSHARISSGWNAQLRVEPARAGLDHFFMADLPTMGLTEIIREREAAALRAAALDCLEIGVAVVACDGKVRYKNAAMSAAISSEIGWWVDEAGRLHFDGGASTHGLARLISAAATGAAPSPTTTIRLQRPGDPAPYMASISRGPGRLEDTAVIAVALPTMGTASVIDVLRQEYDLTATEAKLAAMVGAGQETSAAAEALGKTAGSGRTMMKSVYRKLAEKSIPVSGQSALTRWVSMLAAITGASRRRDH
- a CDS encoding helix-turn-helix domain-containing protein, whose product is MTADEFKAWRSQVGLSVREAAEALGISRSTVELYELGRRKDDGRPVVIPRHIGLACAALAQGLDEWRPLPPTKDTKDSDHG
- a CDS encoding IS1380-like element ISAzs3 family transposase, with protein sequence MVDHTLPLPGLSPVAGKPVIGRFDGGRLSSDGGLLVLREVAKRLRIADRLAACIEDPRDPTRTVHSLADIIGFRLLAIAAGYEDGNDAGSLRSDPLFKMALERLPSERDLCSQATISRLENLPDTRALLRMGRAMVDLYCASFRQVPKRIVLDVDDTFDTVHGGQQLRLFNAHYDEYGFQPIVVFDGSGRFVTAVLRPAKRPKGTEIRTFLRRLLRAIRANWPKTEILLRADGHYACPEVLDWCEAEGLDYVLGLPTSSTLRRHVTTLEASTAARFQAMPGADKVRRFKEFYDGASTWSRVRRIVARVEAGDQGTDSRFIVTNLRHGTGRWLYAGLYCARGQAENHIKAWKSHLAADRTSCTKATANQFRLFLHAGAYWLLWSLRSLMPKRSRWRTVQFDTLRLRLVKTAARIVEMKTQIKVHLPTSAPDQAIIHLALGRMPRLIC
- a CDS encoding DMT family transporter; translation: MGNATKGAHWTLASAFSFMAANLLIKHLSTKLPALEMALFRSVGGIILAVVAWRAFLHLRQLQDPKGHLIRAGVGAVSLMALVHAYSSPALPVALVTAFMYTRVLLVIPMQRIFLGERTDQRVWIAAGIGVVGALVALWPRLMSIGTPHWDWAVASLVVAAFAGAGSQIAMRRLARTNPASVVVAISAILVSAVIAVPASTVMVEPPTGDLPWLIGIGLLSACAQWATVRGYKHASPAVLMPITLVDVPVALATGYLLFGEVPGVNAVAGAVIIIAAAAYVTSMTHWRPSRVGVAA
- a CDS encoding IS630-like element ISAzs14 family transposase (programmed frameshift) — translated: MPGLTIERSTAMSALPIRPDLSSEDLRRLARGESDGRVCRRLLAIAMALDGVSRAEAARQAGMDRQALRDWVVRYNAEGVDGLRDRARCGRPPLLADALEPELADLIAAGPEVERDGVVEYRVRHIRDLALRHFGADYSRTGMQDRLHRMKLSFLTPRPIHPKADAPAQEAFKKNFAERLAAIGEDHPEASAVEVWFQDEARIGQKGTLTRRWAPRGSRPRAVRDHRFKSAYLFGAVCPERDTGAAIVMTRANTEAMNLMLEEISRTVTPGAHAAVVIDGAGWHTSGDLAVPANITLVPLPPYSPELNAIERLWQVMRDTLLSHRLFTDLNAILDVCCRVWNRILAEPGRIRSTCGYPWALQVKI
- a CDS encoding IS5-like element ISAzs9 family transposase (programmed frameshift), whose translation is MALDRIVLRDDQWERIAPLLPGKVGDPGRSAADNRLFLEAVLWIVRVGAPWRDLPAAFGNWNSVFQRYRRWAKAGVFDEVFAALSSDADFEYAIIDGTIVRVHQHGTGAKGGTQAQAIGRSRGGLTTKILAVVDALGNLGRFILLPGQRHDSVGVEPVLDGIEFSAFLADKAFDSNAIRILIAERGAVAVIPSKANRSPPIPHDAEMYKWRHLVENFFCKIKEFRRIATRYDKTDTSFAAAINLVATVLVTR
- a CDS encoding IS5 family transposase — its product is MPLRWWRPVRPYPHDPYPSDLSDDEWEVVAPLFSKSERRGRKPIYDLRRILDGCFYVLRGGIAWRMMPHDLPPWRVVYDHFSQWRKTGKWERIKEALRERYRVSQGRDPQPSAAVIDSQSVKTTQIGGPRGYDGGKKVTGRKRQILVDTEGSLLKVAVHSADLHDKAGGMLLLAWLHLLFPRLVLVWSDTHYQGLKAWAKGHLGWTIEVVKHWWTGVRGFWCAPGQEPPEVPAGFHVLPRRWVVERCFAWLLTNRRLVVDYERLPKTDEASIYMAMGRILLRRLAKTLPN
- a CDS encoding Arm DNA-binding domain-containing protein, whose amino-acid sequence is MNSVISNSLVANLKPAEKPYEVRDTRLKGLLLRVQPSGVMAYYVEYERGKRINLGRADAVTPSQAREQAKAILADAYKGQDPAAARKATKDHTLRSFIEELYEPWARATSAPTRRRCRA
- a CDS encoding tyrosine-type recombinase/integrase, with amino-acid sequence MGTGHIRTHKTTVQSLKVCFADLVDRKLDDVTPLDVERWRTQRLNDGLKPSSVNRQLDDLKSAMTKAETWIKGFSSPIAGVKRVKVDSNRRVRFLSDEEETSLRRALDEREERLRQGRDNANVWRRERDYELLPDLRLLAYADHLKPLVLLSLNTGMRQGEVFALRWSDVDPQRREVTVAGTTAKSGQTRHIPMNDEAHKVLSRWRTQSGGTGLVFPGRDGSKMNNVRTSWEGVLETAEISDFRWHDLRHTFASKLVMAGVDLNTVRELLGHSDIKMTLRYAHLAPEHKAAAVAKLCKSQF